One region of Eubalaena glacialis isolate mEubGla1 chromosome 6, mEubGla1.1.hap2.+ XY, whole genome shotgun sequence genomic DNA includes:
- the LOC133092985 gene encoding LOW QUALITY PROTEIN: D-beta-hydroxybutyrate dehydrogenase, mitochondrial-like (The sequence of the model RefSeq protein was modified relative to this genomic sequence to represent the inferred CDS: inserted 2 bases in 1 codon): MRASQCSGDVEFTSMETYKEVAEVNLWGTVRGTKSFLPLIQRATETRGPPDPGWFRRRSPSLTGRKIAARGQEAGFWPDLQKRARPQTLCRYCSVSRTLLSSSAGCVVSISSRLGRMAHAAGPPYCITRFGVEAFSDCLRYEVHPLGGKVGVVEPGNFNATTSLYGAERIQAIASKMWDELPEGVCKDYGRKYFDERVAKMETYCNSGSTDTSPVISAVTHXPCTRYHPMDYYCWVRMRITTHLPGAISDRIYIH, from the exons ATGCGGGCATCTCAATGTTCGGGGGATGTGGAGTTCACCAGCATGGAGACCTACAAGGAGGTGGCAGAAGTAAACCTCTGGGGCACAGTGCGGGGGACAAAATCCTTTCTCCCCCTCATCCAGAGGGCCACAG AAACGAGGGGGCCCCCTGACCCTGGCTGGTTCAGAAGGCGGAGCCCCAGCCTGACAGGCCGCAAAATAGCTGCCAGGGGCCAGGAGGCCGGGTTCTGGCCAGACCTCCAGAAACGTGCCAGGCCCCAGACCCTCTGCAGGTATTGTTCCGTGAGCAGGACTTTGCTGTCTTCCTCCGCAGGCTGCGTGGTCAGCATCAGCAGCAGGCTGGGCCGCATGGCCCACGCGGCCGGCCCCCCATACTGCATCACCAGGTTTGGGGTGGAGGCTTTCTCTGACTGCCTGCGCTACGAGGTGCACCCACTGGGAGGGAAGGTCGGCGTGGTGGAACCCGGCAACTTCAACGCCACCACCAGCCTCTACGGAGCTGAGCGCATCCAGGCCATCGCCAGTAAGATGTGGGATGAGCTGCCTGAGGGGGTGTGCAAGGACTACGGCAGGAAGTACTTTGACGAGAGGGTCGCGAAGATGGAGACCTACTGCAACAGCGGCTCCACGGACACGTCCCCCGTCATCAGCGCTGTCACCCA ACCCTGCACTCGCTACCACCCCATGGACTACTACTGTTGGGTGCGAATGCGGATCACGACCCACTTGCCCGGAGCGATCTCCGACAGGATCTACATACACTGA